ATGGGTTTTGGTGTAGACGGAAGAGgaataaaattagggtttttcaacCCATCCTCTTATAAATGCGATTATGTGGGACTGGGAAATATGAAGGTGGAATGCAGTAGTGATGGGTAGCAAGGAGTTGATTTAGAACTGGGAAAAACCTACCCGTAAGGTAGGAGGAGACTACTCAGGCGGTAGAGAGAATTCTCCATTGCAGAGAGGTTAATTTGTATGAACTTCGGTTCACTCGAGGTGAGTGAGATTAAGAAGCTTTGAAAGTGTTCTGAAAACATATAAGATAGGTCACCCCTCCCACTTCCCAACACTCTTAGAGTGGGtatgataatcattcaatttttattctagaactatttttttttattccagacttatttctggaatataaattcatttggtaaaactatttcatttttctatttctaaaatagatttttaatccataaataagtttggaatagaaatcaaaagtaaaaatattttgtttttctctttttggaacagaaatgagaaataaaaacttttatcattatttatctTCGCTATCAGTTGGTTGCTCATCCTTCGTTGCCGATTTTGCCTTCATCGTCCGTTGCAGCCACTCCTCCCGCCATCGCCGTCACCGGCCGCTAGCCATTGGCGATTGCCGATCGCCCGGTATCGTCGCCGGTGCCGATCCCCACCGCTTGCCGCCACCGGTGGATgccgaaagaagaaattttggtcgttatcaaacaaatttctattttgaaaatataaattttgaatcgttatcaaacgcttatttttacttagaaactcatccaagaatagaagtagaaaaatatatttctcttccgaaattaatttctagctgaaatcaaaagtaaaatatatatatatatatatatatatattatttctggaataaaaatgagaaataaaaacttttatcattatttatctTCGCTATCAGTTGGTTGCTCATCCGTCGTTGCCGATTTTGCCTTCGTCGTCCGTTGCAGCCACTCCTCCCGCTGTCGCCGTCACCGGCCGCTAGCCATTGGCAGTTGCCGATCGCCAGCCGTCGCCGCCGGTGCCGATCCCCACTGCTGCCACTGCTTGCGAGTCACTGGTGGATGCcggaaagaagaaattttggtcgttatcaaacaaatttctattctaaaaatagaaattttgaatcgttatcaaatgcttatttttacttagaaactcatccaagaatagaagtagaaaaatctatttctcttccgaAATTAATTTCAACTGAAATCTTATCGTTCGCGCCTTTAATCGTTAAGAAGGCGGAGACTGGGAACAAGTGGATATGAGTGATGGGAGGAGGACACGATGAGGCCAAGAGAGAGATTGCATATGGTTGGTGGTGGGCGCCACCTCCGAAGACAGTGCTGTTCAAGGTGTGGCCACGGGTTCAATCTCTACAGGCAACGATCCTCGAAGGTGTGGTGGAGATTGGGCGGGTTACCATCCACGGCCGACGTGCCACGGCCGTTGTGCTGACAACCACAACAGCCCGATTGCAAAACGACCTTCGATTGTCAAAGTCGAAGTGGGTCGAGTCAAGAAACTTGGTTCTTAATAGATAATAGAGGTAAAAGGAAGTGCTGTCCTGTTGTGGGTATTTCGATGGGAAGTGAAGGGGCTTGGAGGTGATGGGCCACTCATGATTCCCGGTGAAACCTATAACTTGGAATTTACGGATCTTCATTTTATGATCATGCATACTCTAGAACCCGAAATCTAGGTTGGTTCTAGGATATGTTCCAAGTTCGTTCTAGGTTCCacttttagtgttttttttggtaatgttaaaaaaaaatttggtaaggGATTCCACTTTTAGTGTTAATTTGAACAATTATAAATAATCACCGCTTGCCATTATAATTCACTGAGTATAATTTATATTTGGACACATGAAAAATACGAAATagtaataaattaaaaatcttagTCATAAGATAGAAGTTTGGACGAGTGGTTCTAGATTATATATTCATTATCGAATATCTTGGAGTAGTATAGGATCGCGCGAATAtatagaccaagaaaaaaaaaacttattccATATTTTAAGACCCTTCGAAACAGGTTTATCAATCTGGTATGTCTTTCTCTTAGACCGATCGGGCCATTTCAGGTCTTTATTTGTAATAATATCTATCTTAAgctcttttttgagaaaaataatatcaattcAGGGTTaagtatgaaatttttttctaaatgataATGACTAAAATTCATTTGTGATTATTAGGGCACCTTGTATAAAAGGAAtgggaagagaggaagaaaagtgGGGAAAGGTAAGGAAAAATCTAATCACGGCTTCTTGACCGCAAAAGAGGGGGAAAGGTGAGAAACAGGAAGCCCCGGACGAACAATAGGTCTCATTTGATCTCTCTCTCAGAAAAACACgcctcagagagagagagagagagagagagagagggcgagaAGACAGTGGAAAATAGAGAGGGTTGTGGATCGCAGCCCGTTGAAAGGATCGAGCTACTAGGTAAGAGATTGTAGCTCTATTCCGCACGAATTTGGTAGTCTTGTTCTAACAGTCAAAATTTCGGACCCATTTAGGATTTTGCTTGGCCGGCAACGATTAGCCCAAAATGGCCACTAACACCTAAGTGATGTTTTGATTCCCCAAATCTCTACATAGAATTTTACAGACCGTCGAGTTGGAGTCACGGTTCGAGGGAAACGAGCTCTCGAAATCCGCTCTGGACTGCGGGTGAACAGTTCGCCCCGCCAGACTTCTTGACCAGACATCGGCCACTTTTTTGGCCGACAAACTGTCGACTGTTGTAATTCGATTCGAGATCTTTCCAATGATGTATACAGCTGTAGGCACTTGCTAGTATGATAAATAAGAAGTCATACATCTTCATTTGAGAAGGTACTCTGCAAATTCCAGGTTGTCTAATTCTCATATCATTCCGTGATTCATTCCCTTTTTAGATCCGTCTGAAAATCTCACCAAGTCATCTGATTCGTGTGGGTTCTTGCATATCGATCTACCGCTTGGCCTTCCCCATCTTTCAACAGGTTTAGTACTTGTGAGAATATTGCAACGCGAGCTAAGAAAATATACAGAACGTCTGAAAATCTCATGGAGACATCTGATTCGTGGGTTCTTGACTATCAATCTGCCACTTGGCTTTCCCATCTTTGAACAGGTTTCGTTTGTCAGAATAATGCAATGCTCGAGCTAATAGaatatacaaaatatttatatacTGTATAAGATGGATGGCATGTGCTCTCTTTACGTGTAGGTTGATAACCAAGACGACAAGATGCCACGAGATGAAGATAAAGCTTGGGAATTCGTGGAGAGACTGGAGGGCGGAAAATGGCGTTGTCCTCACTGTCCGAAAGAAAGCAGTGGGCAGGTTACAGGAGTGAAATGTCACTTGCTTGGAATCAAAGGCAGAGGGATTGGCATTTGCACCAAAGTCCCTAACGATAAAAGAGATCAGTTGCTGTCCTTACTAAAGAATGAGGAGATCCATTGCTGTCCTTACTCAAGGAGGAGGCGTGTAGCGGAGAAGCCAATCGTCACTCCTCCACTGGGGGGGCTGCTGGTACATCTTGTCAACAATCACTAGGAGAGCAGCATCAGTTTCATCAGAGTTCAACTTTGCCGTCGGTCGCACAAGATAAACACTTCATTGCAAATGGTATGTCCATTTGATGTTTCTAGACAATGCGGGAAAACACATCTTTAATTTTTCAGAGCAAGGTCATCGTCCTTTTTCACCAAGGCATCTAATTCAATAGTGAACTAGGGAGAAAAGTTACACTTAACTTGTCAATTTATCTCCAACACAAAGAACGAAGTCATGATCATTGCCGTTTGTTACCAAATTTCTCACGTTTCGCACAAAAACGaaaaggaattttatttttggtcgagaTTAATGTGGCTCATAGTGCACATCAGTATGATGAGCCGCGTAGGATGAAGCGTGGCATTGAATAGTGAGAATGGACAAAATTTGTAACGTGTGTCATTTTTTACTGCGACTGAAAGGTTGAACTTTTTCTTGAaatgtttatgttatttttgtcCCATCTCAAGTGCTGAAGGTAGACTTTCTGTTTTTGGATTTGGCCTGCTTGTTGTGGttgcaaaaattgatttatattcaaGTTTGAGGTTTATTCATTATACTGTTGATTGATCCTAGTGTCAAGTCTGGCTTAGCTCTTATGTTGGAAATGGGAATGTCTAAACATCTGTTCAATTGATGTGCCAGAGCAACCAGCTTCAGTACACGCTCCCCATTACCAGGATGTGTCTTCTGACAAATTACTTGCACATTCGGACCCACAGCAAGCGAGTGCAGTCAACATGGCAAACCATCCATCATGGATGCCTCCTCAACTTCAGATAATTTCCCAGTCCAGCCACACCGTACctaatcaatcaattaatttcGAGGCAGGGGACCAGCAACAGAATCAAAGAATGTCATCTTCATTACAAAATGATCAGTTCCTCACCAACGGTGCATCAGATGGGTTGCAGGAGTCAATTCAAACTGGTGTTTTAGCAACAGATCCTCTCAACGACATACCTACGACCAACATTCGGAAGGATTCCTATCAACCAAACCACACCTTCTGTGGACAACATGGAGGTGAAAGCTTGTCATCTTCGCCAATGTATTCAACAAGCTGGCCATTTTCCATTGAGGATATCCCAACTAATGATGCAATGGATCCGGCAGAGATATCATCGTTAGGAAATGAAAAATCCCTTCAGACGGGTACTTCAAGTTTTTTGCAGGATTGCCGTGAGCCTTGTGCTTTGGAAGTGGTTAACACTGCCCAGCACTCTAATCAACCCCATCCAAGATGTGATGGAGAAAGTGGAATTGAAACCAATTTGTTTCCTTCGCAAGATTCGGTGGGAGTAGATCCCCAGAGTGCATTGCAGCATTCTAGTGATCCACACGTTTCTGAGAAATCAAATGTCAATTTGCAGGGCCCAACGGATGGAATAAATACGGCAGCCCAATCAATACCATCTCTGGGTATGGTTTGATCTATCTAACTGATGCTGTTGTACCAATTGAACCGCAAATAACCCCATTTGCCTTATTTGAGGGAGCACGATGCTTTTGTGTGTGACTAACTCATGAAtttcttgttgtttttatttttatttttatttttattttagttatGAACAGAGGCTCACCAATGTTGAACCAGATAAGCATTTGCGCCAACCATGAGAAGATGcaaaatctaaaaagaaaaattgaaccaCTTGAAGGCAGAGGAGCTGacataaagaagaagatgaagctaGAATCTGCCAAGTCATTGCCTCAGATGAAGCCGAAGACAATGGTTACGAAatggttgaagaaaataaaaacagcaaaaaataaattcaaaagcaTTAACGAAGCGAGTGGGGAAAATATGCCATTGAAGGAACAGGTGGGGAGATTGACAAGAGAAGTGGAAGAGCTTAGAGAGGAAAAACTTCCACGAACGCTATTCACTCAGGCAGAACCTGCCAAAAAGACCAGCACTATTAGAACATAAGCTAATAGGTGAGGCAAT
This Eucalyptus grandis isolate ANBG69807.140 chromosome 7, ASM1654582v1, whole genome shotgun sequence DNA region includes the following protein-coding sequences:
- the LOC120296128 gene encoding uncharacterized protein LOC120296128, yielding MANHPSWMPPQLQIISQSSHTVPNQSINFEAGDQQQNQRMSSSLQNDQFLTNGASDGLQESIQTGVLATDPLNDIPTTNIRKDSYQPNHTFCGQHGGESLSSSPMYSTSWPFSIEDIPTNDAMDPAEISSLGNEKSLQTGTSSFLQDCREPCALEVVNTAQHSNQPHPRCDGESGIETNLFPSQDSGPTDGINTAAQSIPSLVMNRGSPMLNQISICANHEKMQNLKRKIEPLEGRGADIKKKMKLESAKSLPQMKPKTMVTKWLKKIKTAKNKFKSINEASGENMPLKEQVGRLTREVEELREEKLPRTLFTQAEPAKKTSTIRT